From one Lycium barbarum isolate Lr01 chromosome 6, ASM1917538v2, whole genome shotgun sequence genomic stretch:
- the LOC132644457 gene encoding uncharacterized protein LOC132644457, whose amino-acid sequence MSSITTVIRHSGFWNEQNCFVDYKLDAVVFKDYCSYGDLVETIAIQLGVDISRKTISIKYAVEGENMPIEIRNNMGVRVYVEHKRENRGFEAYPLCVSITDNDLENFMSGESAVGDDMFQLEFNDYMYAINVVDSNDLDASDCAKAVVLFQNNDDLIISNKEHKDVFVDQIYKDKDTLKNVMANYAIRKIFNFRTERSNAVSYTLVCCSTDCRWKFRASSIANSEMFRVRSFHDEHTCPLKDKVYSQRQATSWLIGASVVKPKIANHKRKYTPGDIVDDVKNEYGVDVSYMTVWRAREKAMNELRGEPTESYNKLPGYVYILDKTYPGSHVRMHKSQQNEFLYLFIALKAFIKGFECCRPIVVVDGSHLKTTYNGNILPLAYGVIDSENDKSWTWFFEQFKQAYGNRYNMCVVSDRHESIIKAVSRVYPTVPHLACIWHLWKNVTTKYKSNGEVLSPVFYALAKAYTQAEFDKLMEKIEKVDFRVKEYLEDAGREKWARLYSPVNRGWTMTSNIAECINGKLVAARELPVFDFLEEMRKMFGRWNCTNRRNGTYTFTTLGKAFQQLLSINECKSLRMTVEPSTEYVYTVNDEARRFIIDLKKKTCSSRMFQMDEIPSPHAWAVLKSKSLMPDEYCSDLFKPKTVIKTYDVPVDPLPDESEWNIPKHISDEVVLPPRYKRPPGRPKKKRDKPLMETMIGKRRNACSTCGRLGHNRRSCSNEPRKK is encoded by the exons ATGTCAAGCATAACAACAGTGATCAGACACTCCGGTTTTTGGAATGAACAGAATTGCTTTGTTGATTACAAACTAGACGCAGTTGTCTTCAAAGATTATTGTTCATACGGTGATTTGGTTGAAACTATAGCAATTCAGTTAGGTGTTGATATTAGCAGGAAAACGATATCAATAAAATATGCTGTTGAAGGAGAAAACATGCCAATTGAAATACGCAACAATATGGGAGTAAGGGTGTATGTTGAGCATAAGAGAGAAAACAGGGGATTTGAAGCATATCCGTTGTGCGTTAGCATAACTGATAATGATCTTGAGAATTTTATGTCCGGCGAATCTGCAGTTGGAGACGATATGTTTCAACTTGAATTTAATGATTATATGTATGCTATAAACGTAGTTGATTCAAATGATTTGGATGCGTCGGATTGTGCTAAGGCTGTTGTTTTATTTCAAAACAACGATGACTTGATAATTTCGAACAAGGAACATAAGGATGTTTTTGTTGATCAAATCTACAAAGATAAGGACACTCTGAAGAATGTTATGGCGAATTATGCAATTCGCAAAATATTCAATTTCAGGACAGAGAGGTCGAATGCCGTAAG TTACACTCTGGTATGTTGTTCAACTGATTGTCGTTGGAAATTCAGAGCTTCAAGTATAGCGAACTCTGAAATGTTCAGAGTGAGATCTTTTCATGACGAACATACGTGTCCATTGAAGGACAAAGTGTATTCCCAAAGGCAAGCAACAAGTTGGTTGATTGGTGCGTCAGTTGTTAAGCCAAAAATAGCAAATCACAAGAGGAAATATACACCTGGTGATATAGTAGACGACGTAAAAAATGAGTATGGCGTTGATGTTTCTTATATGACGGTCTGGAGGGCTAGAGAAAAGGCAATGAATGAATTAAGAGGGGAACCAACAGAATCATACAATAAGTTACCGGGATATGTCTACATATTGGATAAAACATACCCTGGATCACATGTGAGAATgcacaaatcacaacaaaacgAGTTCTTGTATTTGTTTATAGCACTTAAAGCGTTCATAAAAGGCttcgagtgttgtagaccaatagttgtaGTAGATGGTTCCCACCTTAAAACTACATATAACG GTAATATTCTACCATTGGCGTATGGTGTGATAGATTCAGAGAACGATAAGTCTTGGACCTGGTTCTTTGAGCAGTTCAAACAAGCTTATGGGAATAGGTATAACATGTGTGTTGTATCAGACAGACATGAGAGCATCATTAAGGCGGTGAGTAGAGTGTATCCAACTGTGCCACATTTGGCGTGCATATGGCATTTATGGAAAAATGTGACCACGAAATACAAGTCGAATGGTGAAGTATTGAGTCCTGTATTCTATGCACTTGCAAAAGCATACACACAGGCTGAGTTTGATAAGCTGATGGAGAAGATTGAGAAGGTTGATTTTCGGGTAAAAGAGTACTTGGAGGATGCTGGAAGGGAAAAGTGGGCTCGACTGTATTCACCCGTTAACAGAGGATGGACAATGACATCAAATATAGccgaatgtattaatggaaaattggtagCAGCAAGAGAGTTGCCGGTTTTCGATTTTCTTGAAGAAATGAGGAAGATGTTTGGGAGATGGAATTGCACTAATAGGAGGAACGGTacatacacattcacaacacttgGGAAAGCATTCCAGCAATTATTATCAATAAACGAATGTAAATCTCTACGTATGACG GTTGAACCATCAACTGAATATGTGTATACCGTAAATGATGAGGCAAGGCGATTCATAATTGATCTTAAAAAGAAAACATGCAGTTCTCGGATGTTCCAAATGGACGAGATACCAAGTCCACATGCATGGGCTGTATTGAAGAGTAAAAGTCTTATGCCTGATGAATATTGTTCAGACCTATTCAAACCAAAGACAGTGATTAAGACGTATGATGTGCCTGTGGATCCTCTGCCTGACGAGAGTGAGTGGAATATTCCCAAACACATAAGCGATGAAGTTGTTTTGCCACCAAGATACAAGAGACCCCCGGGAAGGCCAAAGAAAAAGCGAGATAAACCATTAATGGAGACGATGATTGGTAAACGTAGGAATGCTTGTAGTACTTGTGGACGTCTTGGTCACAATAGACGTTCTTGTTCCAATGAGCCACGTAAGAAGTAG
- the LOC132645734 gene encoding auxin-responsive protein SAUR36-like, with protein sequence MRKFRGFVLKHRVTTLFRCMFRQRRRETARYHRLDQLPSWNGPTKSFSRFLNWTQRVKTRAKAICSKAHCSGSGRGYMHVGQDPVEDESVTVPKGHLAVYVGQKDGDYKRVLVPVIYINHPLFSELLREAEEEYGFNHPGGITIPCRISEFERVQTRIKQCRVG encoded by the coding sequence ATGCGTAAATTCCGAGGTTTCGTGCTCAAACACCGTGTCACTACACTTTTCCGGTGCATGTTCCGGCAACGACGGCGGGAAACGGCGAGGTATCACCGGCTGGACCAACTTCCAAGTTGGAATGGACCCACAAAATCATTTTCTAGGTTCTTGAACTGGACCCAACGGGTCAAAACAAGAGCCAAGGCTATTTGCAGCAAGGCTCATTGTTCCGGGTCGGGTCGGGGTTACATGCATGTCGGGCAAGACCCAGTTGAGGATGAAAGTGTAACGGTGCCAAAAGGTCATTTGGCTGTTTATGTGGGACAGAAAGATGGTGATTATAAAAGGGTTTTAGTTCCTGTTATTTATATTAATCACCCTTTGTTTAGTGAGTTGTTAAGGGAGGCTGAAGAAGAATACGGGTTTAATCACCCGGGTGGTATTACGATACCTTGTCGGATCTCGGAGTTTGAGCGTGTTCAGACCCGGATTAAGCAGTGTCGTGTCGGGTGA